The Cetobacterium sp. 8H DNA window AAATCCTTTAAATTCCTTATCATTTAAAGCTCTAGTTATTTGTCTTGCTCTATCTGGTCTGAAGTTAAAGTTAACAATTACATCTCCTTCACTAACAACACCATCTTTTAATAATAACGTTGGAGCAATAAATTCATCTGTTATTTTATTAGCATATGACTCTTCTATAATTTCATCTACAGTTTTTGAAACTACTTCTACATTTCCAACCATAGCATCATAAGCTTTTTTCGTTCTTTCCCAGTTAGTATCTCTATCCATAGCATAATATCTTCCAGATACAGTTGCAATTTGCCCTACTCCTAATTCTGCTATTTTAGCTTCAAGTTGCTTCATAAATCCAAGACCTGAATTTGGAGCAGTGTCTCTTCCATCCATAAATGCATGAATATAAACTTTTGTTAGCCCTGTTCTTTTAGCCATCTCTAAAAGTCCAAACAGGTGATTTATGTGAGAGTGAACTCCTCCATCAGAAAGAAGACCAATAAAGTGGATAGCCTTGTCATTTTGTTTAGCAAAGTTGAATGCTTCTACAACTTTTGATTTTTCAAAAAATTCTCCATCTCTGATCTCTTTTGAAATTTCTACAAGTGGTTGATATACAACTCTACCAGCTCCTAAGTTCAAATGTCCAACTTCAGAGTTTCCCATTTGTCCTTCAGGTAATCCTACAGCCTCTCCAGAAGCTTTTATTGCTGTATGTGGATATTTTTCATATAATCTTTTAAAATTTTCAGGATTTGCTGCTGTGATAGCATTTCTCTCATTCGAATTAGGGTTAGATCCCCAACCATCCAGTATCATTAACATCAAAGGTTTTTTAGCCATTTTAAAGCCTCCTATTTTTTCTTAAATTTATCTTGCTCCTGCTTTAATAACTTGAATGAATGTTTCTGCCTCTAATGAAGCTCCTCCAACAAGTCCACCATCTATATTTTCCATAGCTAATAACTCAGCAGCGTTTTTTGCATTCATAGATCCACCATATTGAATTGTAATTTCTGCAGCTGATTCTGCACCAAACATTGATACTAAAACATCTCTGATCTCTTTATGAGTCTCTTCTGCCATTTCTGGAGTAGCTGTTTTACCTGTTCCTATAGCCCATACTGGCTCATAAGCAACTACAACTTTAACTGCTTCTTCTGCTGTTAACCCTGCCATTCCTTCTCTAACTTGCTTTTCGTTTACTTCCATTGTCTTTCCAGACTCTCTCTCTTCTAACTTCTCTCCAATACATAGAATTGGTGTAATTCCATGAGCTAAAGCTGATTTTACTTTTTCGTTTATAAATAAATTTGATTCATGGAAGTATTCTCTTCTCTCTGAATGTCCTAAAATTACATACTTAACTCCTAATTCTTTTAGCATAACTGGTGAAATTTCTCCAGTATAAGCTCCTGAATCTTTAGGATACATATTTTGAGCTGCGATTGCAATATTTGATCCTTCTACTGTTTTAACTGCTGATTCTAACGCTGTAAATGGAGCTCCAATTACAACCTCTACACCTTCTACTTCTTTTGTTAACTCTTTTAATTCAGATAACATAGCTTTTGTTTCAGATACAGTTTTATTCATTTTCCAGTTTCCTGCAATTATTGTCTTTCTCATTATTGTTTCCTCCCAAAATATTTTTTTATTTTAATAATAACACAGTTTTTTATTTTTTAACAAGATGCATTGTGTCTATATTTTCATCCAAATATGAGTATTTTTTTCTCTAATTCAAAAGATTTTTTCTACCCTCTTCTTTTATAATTTCTTTTAAGTAATCCTTGCAGTTCACTCTTAAATCTTCTACTAAATCAAATATTGCTCCATCTAATATTTCAACTACTTCAGTATAATCCTCTTTTTTAAATGCTTCTATCATCTCTTGAGCATACTTTTTAAACTCTAGTACATATTCATCAAAATCAGAGTATATCATATCTATTTTTGTAGCCTCTTTAATTGACAAAACTATTCCTAGAGCCCATTCAACAAAGCTTACTAATTCAAAAATCTTAGTTATATCTTCTGGATTTTCCTCTAACTCTTCAAAAGATTTATGAAACTTTTCCGTATATATCTCAAGTAGATATAATGATTCTATTAAAATTTCTCTGTGTGAACGCGTTTTTAACTCTAAAACTTTAACTTTTTTATTTAATGGAAGCTCTCTTCCATCTACGTTTTCACCGTCTAATCTTAACTCAACTATAACCTCACCATGCTTCATAATACGAGACTCTATTCTTTCTAAAACAGTTACAAGTTTTCCACTCTTTATTCCTATATCTACTTTTTCTCCATTTATAAAAATGTCCATTTTCACTCATCCCTTTTATTTTTTAAAGTACTTTCTGACTACTGTTAATGTGAATAGAATCACTTCCGTAATATTTTGTGTAGATTCTAATTCATTTTTTAACTCCATCATAGTGGCACCACTCGTAACTATATCATCTACTATCAATATTCTTTTCCCTGAATAATCTTCCTTTATTGTAAAAGCTCCTCTTACATTTTCACATCTTTTCTCTATATCATTTAAATGATACATATGTTCTGTATTTTTGATCCTTTCAATATTTTCAAATTTTATTTCACAAGCTTGAAGTATCTCTTCAACTTGATTGTAACCTCTTTCTATTCTTCTTTGATCACTTACTGGAACAGGTATTACTATATCTATATTTTTTTCTTTTATAAGATCTTCAATCGGTTTTTTAATATACAATTTTATATTTTCAGACAACAGCTTACGATTTTTAAATTTAAAATCCCAAATAACACTTTTAAAATCTGAATATAGAAAGAGATAATATAGTCCATCTCTTTTTTTTAAAAAACTCATCTCTTTTAATTTTAAGTCACACTTCTTACAAATATAGCCCTTATCTACTCTATTCACTCCACACATTGAACATTTATTGTCAAACACTACCTTTTTAAGTAGTTGCCTTAGCATATTTTCTCACTTTTTTATTTTTTTCGAACTCTCTATCTACCACTTTAGCTGAATAAAACTCTGTATATCCACACTCCACACAAGTTTTTATGTAGTAAGTTCCTATTTCAATCTTTAGACCAGGGCTTTTTTCTGGTATTATTGCAGTTTTCACTGTATATCTATCTCCTCCACACTTCAAACATTTATATTCCAAGATCATCACCCCAAAAAATATTTTTCAGCCATTGAAACTCCTCATCTAAAAATACAACTGCATCAAACCTAACCTTTTCATTCTCTAGTCTATTTTTTTTTATGAACTCTCTTGCAGTTTTATATATTTTTACTTGTTTTCTTTTGTGTATAGCTTCTTGTGGCATTCCAAAAAAATTGTTTTTTCTATATTTAACCTCAAAAAAAACAAGGGTACTATTCTCATATCCAATAATATCTATCTCTCCTAGAGCTCCTTGGTAATTCATATCCAAGATTTTCACTCCATTTCTTTCTAAATATTCTCTTGCTTTAACTTCATATATATGACCCTTGCTTCTATTGTTCATAATTACTCTCCTAAAATCTTTTTTAAGAAACTTTTCCTATGAATCTTTTTTACACCTTTTTCTAAAATTGCTTCTCTATGAGCTTTTGTTCCATATCCTTTGTGCTTTCCTAATCCATACCCAGGATATTCTTTGTCGCACTCCATCATAATTCTATCTCTTGTAACTTTAGCTATTATTGAAGCTGCTGCTATAGATAAACTTTTAGAGTCTCCTTTTATCACTGGCTCTTGCTCTAACGAACACTCTCTTATTTTATGGTTTCCATCAACCAAAACTTTTTCAAAATGAGTTTCTTCTGAAATCTCTGCTATCGCTCTTCTCATAGCTAAAAAAGTTGCATTTAAAATATTTACTTCATCTATTTCTTCTACAGTCGCTATCCCAACACCTATCTCAAAATTTGCAAGAATCACATCAAATAGTTCTTCTCTTACTTTTTCAGATAACTTTTTAGAGTCATTAATTTTTTCTAATTTTTCATCATATTTCTTTAACTTAGCAGCGGCTGCAACTACCGGCCCTGCTAATGGCCCTCTTCCAGCTTCATCTACACCTATTATATCGCCTTTTTCTAAATCAAATAAATATAACTCATTTTTTATTTCCATATAAATTTTCAACTCCATATTCTACAGATTTTACCTACAAAAAAGATTTTTTCCTTTTTATTTATTTAGTCTTGAAACTTTTTTAATATCTAATTTTAATCTTTTAGCTACACTTTTAAAATCCTCTTTTAAATCTCCAACTATAATAAGCTCTTCATTTGTTATCGGGTGATTAAATTTTAAATAATATGAGTGTAACATCTGTCTTTTTGCTATATTGTCTGAATTTCCATAAGTTGAATCACCCAATATTGGATGATTTAAACTTTTCATATGAACTCTTATTTGATGAGTTCTTCCAGTTTCTATTCCAACTTCTACTAAAGAAAAATTATCAACACTATCCACAACTTCATAATTAGTTATCGC harbors:
- a CDS encoding YraN family protein, whose protein sequence is MNNRSKGHIYEVKAREYLERNGVKILDMNYQGALGEIDIIGYENSTLVFFEVKYRKNNFFGMPQEAIHKRKQVKIYKTAREFIKKNRLENEKVRFDAVVFLDEEFQWLKNIFWGDDLGI
- the tpiA gene encoding triose-phosphate isomerase, with the translated sequence MRKTIIAGNWKMNKTVSETKAMLSELKELTKEVEGVEVVIGAPFTALESAVKTVEGSNIAIAAQNMYPKDSGAYTGEISPVMLKELGVKYVILGHSERREYFHESNLFINEKVKSALAHGITPILCIGEKLEERESGKTMEVNEKQVREGMAGLTAEEAVKVVVAYEPVWAIGTGKTATPEMAEETHKEIRDVLVSMFGAESAAEITIQYGGSMNAKNAAELLAMENIDGGLVGGASLEAETFIQVIKAGAR
- the gpmI gene encoding 2,3-bisphosphoglycerate-independent phosphoglycerate mutase, which gives rise to MAKKPLMLMILDGWGSNPNSNERNAITAANPENFKRLYEKYPHTAIKASGEAVGLPEGQMGNSEVGHLNLGAGRVVYQPLVEISKEIRDGEFFEKSKVVEAFNFAKQNDKAIHFIGLLSDGGVHSHINHLFGLLEMAKRTGLTKVYIHAFMDGRDTAPNSGLGFMKQLEAKIAELGVGQIATVSGRYYAMDRDTNWERTKKAYDAMVGNVEVVSKTVDEIIEESYANKITDEFIAPTLLLKDGVVSEGDVIVNFNFRPDRARQITRALNDKEFKGFERKYLAPKYYCMRQYDSTIDAEVIYEDKDINNTFGEVVSAHGLTQLRTAETEKYAHVTFFFNGGKEAEFVGEGRKLVASPKVATYDLQPEMSAPELTKAVLEALNEDKYDVIIMNFANADMVGHTGIFDAAVKAIKAVDSGMAQIVDKVLELDGTVLITADHGNAEKMEDPETQGAFTAHTIYDVPLIYVSNNFHGELNKGKLADIAPTMLEILNIDKPAEMNGVSLIKK
- a CDS encoding ComF family protein yields the protein MLRQLLKKVVFDNKCSMCGVNRVDKGYICKKCDLKLKEMSFLKKRDGLYYLFLYSDFKSVIWDFKFKNRKLLSENIKLYIKKPIEDLIKEKNIDIVIPVPVSDQRRIERGYNQVEEILQACEIKFENIERIKNTEHMYHLNDIEKRCENVRGAFTIKEDYSGKRILIVDDIVTSGATMMELKNELESTQNITEVILFTLTVVRKYFKK
- a CDS encoding zinc ribbon domain-containing protein, yielding MILEYKCLKCGGDRYTVKTAIIPEKSPGLKIEIGTYYIKTCVECGYTEFYSAKVVDREFEKNKKVRKYAKATT
- a CDS encoding ribonuclease HII encodes the protein MKNELYLFDLEKGDIIGVDEAGRGPLAGPVVAAAAKLKKYDEKLEKINDSKKLSEKVREELFDVILANFEIGVGIATVEEIDEVNILNATFLAMRRAIAEISEETHFEKVLVDGNHKIRECSLEQEPVIKGDSKSLSIAAASIIAKVTRDRIMMECDKEYPGYGLGKHKGYGTKAHREAILEKGVKKIHRKSFLKKILGE